The following proteins are encoded in a genomic region of Ornithodoros turicata isolate Travis chromosome 6, ASM3712646v1, whole genome shotgun sequence:
- the LOC135399253 gene encoding nischarin-like: MALFRPVQSWLKASETVKITGREQGDGFTAYIIQVSVPPYRWTVKHRYNDFREVNEKLTSSHHVAKSLLPPKKLFGNQSEAFIQQRQSELELYLQSLVHQFSVPPPVLGQFLDFHRYEVHTILDDLAERLFDEGESLLAKDEEFHMTPLVLHCLTERLKLAEPTCVSKNKRRDLAHILDFVSQLRKLYITGTSTPVGTSNICPSMLAFDLSPFKALQSLHIRGCEIQGRISGFEVVGPGLLEMEVHQSLQNLRPLLLANHLNYDVAAAVPWSSTVRADLSNNAIHQIDPAIRVLASVEYLDLSNNQIEELENLEPLPRLSDLNLSNNRIGRLVALHTRLGNIRCLRLSGNHIESLAGLSRLYSLVDLDLSHNQVTLISEVGHLGSLPCLEKVDLSHNPVTYVVDYRPHALLAFGARAAEIALDCKKPTPKELDTVAVLRALKVAKEGQIMRHGMTDRGGWGDPGVQLPSSGTWSVEASKVKEGGCPTLPCEEIVEDPAVSEFRKQLAALRHIGGNNWLRLLNQLQNDKPSEYSTEEGSTYQSEIHLTPPQEDIPHPCSLSGTTAELILPEWLSALKSGNPAFLDMLQSLSHGNPPFWASWCMLLSRDSSCIPACVVGTCLGLHVYRILKLPSPDFSALPEMESTSVFAPSSMVALLAGPRHSYVELQIGSETGLESRMFLSSTPSDASDLLVRVGTTFGVEVRQKFAAGEMESCALEAATKVGVVPSQVAFCERVLVEDAVCGKGVVHYGVVTPPCVVIVQESVFGGNVVFSAKQVFLAMQSVDDVHMWEEMLIQTQSDGPDDVIQDLGKCGHGLKMHLANDGNFAVRFLTRDSRSRFLTAFMSARQV; the protein is encoded by the exons ATGGCTTTATTCCGTCCTGTTCAGAGCTGGTTGAAAGCCTCTGAAACAGTCAAGATTACAGGAAGGGAACAAGGCGATGGATTCACG GCATATATCATACAAGTTAGTGTACCACCCTACCGCTGGACAGTGAAACATAGGTACAACGACTTTAGAGAGGTTAATGAAAAA CTGACAAGTTCACATCATGTTGCAAAATCACTCCTTCCACCAAAGAAGCTGTTTGGAAACCAGTCTGAAGCCTTCATTCAGCAACGCCAATCTGAGCTCGAATTGTACCTTCAGTCATTGGTCCACCAGTTCTCTGTCCCGCCCCCTGTGCTTGGACAGTTCCTCGACTTTCACAGATAT GAGGTGCACACCATTTTGGATGACTTGGCCGAAAGGCTTTTTGACGAAGGTGAAAGTCTACTAGCCAAAGATGAAGAATTTCACATGACACCCTTAGTGCTTCACTGCTTAACTGAACGACTCAAACTTGCTGAGCCCACCTGTG tTTCGAAGAACAAGCGTCGAGATTTGGCTCACATACTAGACTTTGTGTCACAGCTGCGGAAACTTTACATCACAGGGACTTCCACCCCTGTAGGCACCAGCAACATTTGTCCGAGCATGCTAGCGTTTGATTTGTCACCATTTAAGGCACTACAGTCATTACAT ATTCGGGGATGTGAAATCCAAGGCCGAATCTCCGGATTTGAAGTAGTTGGTCCTGGGCTACTCGAAATGGAAGTGCACCAGTCCCTTCAAAATTTGCGACCCTTGCTTTTGGCAAACCACCTGAATTACGATGTCGCGGCTGCTGTTCCGTGGAGCAGCACTGTAAGGGCAGACTTGAGCAACAATGCAATTCACCAAATCGACCCTGCTATC AGAGTATTAGCTTCCGTTGAGTACTTAGACCTGAGTAACAATCAAATAGAGGAACTTGAAAACCTGGAACCCCTTCCTCGACTGTCCGATCTAAATCTGTCAAACAACCGGATTGGACGCCTCGTAGCACTGCACACACGTCTGGGGAACATCCGCTGTCTTAGACTCTCTGGAAACCACATTGAATCACTAGCAG GTTTGTCTCGCTTGTATTCATTGGTAGACTTGGACTTGTCACACAATCAGGTGACTCTGATATCGGAGGTGGGCCACCTCGGATCACTTCCATGTCTAGAGAAGGTTGATCTAAGCCACAATCCTGTAACCTACGTGGTGGACTACCGTCCGCATGCCCTCCTTGCTTTTGGAGCTAGGGCTGCTGAG ATTGCTTTAGATTGTAAAAAGCCAACACCAAAAGAACTGGACACAGTTGCTGTGTTAAGAGCCCTCAAAGTCGCAAAAGAAGGACAGATTATGAGGCATGGCATGACAGATAGAGGAGGATGG GGTGATCCTGGCGTTCAGCTACCAAGTTCAGGGACATGGTCTGTAg AAGCCTCAAAAGTAAAAGAAGGTGGGTGCCCTACATTGCCGTGCGAGGAAATTGTGGAAGATCCAGCAGTGAGTGAGTTTCGAAAGCAACTGGCAGCACTGAGACACATAGGGGGGAATAATTGGCTCAGACTGCTAAATCAACTGCAGAATGACAAGCCTAGTGAG TATTCCACAGAAGAGGGTTCAACATATCAGTCAGAAATCCACTTAACACCACCGCAAGAAGACATTCCTCATCCTTGCTCACTTTCGGGGACCACTGCAGAGCTGATCCTTCCCGAGTGGCTGTCCGCGCTCAAGTCTGGCAACCCTGCTTTCCTCGACATGCTCCAGAGCCTCTCGCACGGCAATCCCCCTTTCTGGGCATCGTGGTGCATGCTCCTCTCACGTGACAGCAGTTGTATACCTGCCTGCGTGGTTGGGACCTGTTTGGGACTCCACGTCTACCGTATCCTCAAGCTCCCGTCCCCGGACTTCTCCGCCCTCCCGGAAATGGAATCGACGTCTGTGTTTGCTCCGTCCAGCATGGTGGCGCTACTTGCCGGGCCACGTCACAGTTACGTTGAGCTTCAGATTGGCTCAGAAACCGGACTAGAGAGCCGGATGTTTCTTTCGTCTACTCCGAGCGATGCATCGGATTTGCTGGTGCGCGTCGGGACCACCTTCGGTGTCGAGGTACGACAAAAATTTGCCGCGGGCGAGATGGAAAGCTGCGCGCTGGAAGCAGCGACGAAAGTCGGAGTCGTTCCGAGTCAGGTGGCGTTCTGCGAGCGTGTCCTCGTCGAGGATGCGGTGTGTGGAAAGGGAGTGGTGCACTACGGCGTGGTGACGCCCCCGTGTGTGGTGATAGTTCAGGAGTCGGTCTTTGGCGGAAATGTCGTTTTTAGTGCTAAGCAAGTTTTTCTTGCTATGCAAAGTGTAGACGATGTACATATGTGGGAGGAAATGTTGATACAAACTCAAAGTGATGGGCCAGATGATGTAATACAAGATTTAGGAAAGTGCGGGCACGGACTCAAGATGCACCTCGCAAACGATGGAAACTTTGCGGTGCGCTTTTTGACTCGAGATTCGAGGAGCAGGTTTCTGACAGCGTTTATGAGTGCCCGCCAAGTGTGA